One window of the Solanum stenotomum isolate F172 chromosome 11, ASM1918654v1, whole genome shotgun sequence genome contains the following:
- the LOC125845625 gene encoding extensin-2-like, protein MASFLPHLVWFVAILLISNSVEASHKPYSWRKYYSYKPAPTSTPNPDELPSQPSPSPQPSSSDYYISSPPSPLGWFSPQPSLVPSPTPTSSPLSPSPNDLSSPPSPSRWAWELSPSYMTSPQSSPVLAPSSPNQSPPSPIEWFSPRPSPVTSPATSPLSPSPSPSRWAPSPYFYSWEPSPSYTTSPQSSPVLAPSNPDQSPPSPIEWFSPRPSPVPSPATSPLSPSSYDNSSPPSPSEWATSPESSIVPVPAPSYSDKSSQSPSASPLPNYYYNSPPPPYVYNSPPPPPYYYKSPPPPSPSPPPPYYYKSPPPPSPSPPPPYYYNSPPPPSPSPPPPYVYKSSPPPPSSPPPPPYYYNSPSPPSPSPPPPYYYNSPPPPSPPPPPAYYYYNYPPPPPSY, encoded by the coding sequence ATGGCTTCTTTTTTGCCACATCTTGTATGGTTTGTGGCTATACTTTTGATATCCAATAGTGTAGAAGCAAgtcataaaccttattcatgGAGAAAATATTATAGTTACAAGCCAGCACCAACGTCTACGCCTAACCCTGACGAGTTACCAAGTCAGCCATCTCCATCACCACAACCATCATCCTCGGATTATTACATTTCTAGTCCACCATCACCTTTAGGGTGGTTCTCTCCTCAACCCTCCCTAGTGCCTTCACCTACACCAACCTCATCACCACTATCGCCGTCTCCAAATGATCTTAGTTCCCCTCCCTCACCTTCAAGATGGGCATGGGAACTATCTCCTAGTTATATGACATCTCCTCAATCATCTCCTGTACTTGCACCTTCTTCCCCTAACCAGTCCCCACCATCACCTATAGAATGGTTTTCTCCTCGACCTTCCCCAGTGACTTCACCAGCTACATCACCACTATCACCATCACCCTCACCTTCAAGATGGGCTCCATCCCCATATTTCTATTCATGGGAACCATCTCCTAGTTATACGACATCTCCTCAATCATCGCCTGTACTTGCACCGTCTAATCCTGACCAGTCCCCACCATCACCTATAGAATGGTTCTCTCCTCGACCTTCCCCAGTGCCTTCACCAGCTACATCACCACTATCACCATCATCTTATGATAACAGTTCACCACCCTCGCCTTCAGAGTGGGCAACATCTCCTGAGTCATCGATTGTACCTGTACCTGCACCTTCGTATTCTGATAAGTCTTCACAATCACCTTCTGCATCACCACTTCCAAATTACTATTATAATTCACCACCTCCTCCATATGTTTACAACTCTCCACCACCTCCACCTTATTACTACAAGTCCCCACCACCGCCATCACCGTCTCCTCCACCACCATATTACTATAAATCTCCACCTCCTCCATCACCATCACCTCCTCCTCCTTATTACTATAACTCTCCTCCCCCACCATcaccttctcctcctcctccataCGTTTACAAGTcgtcaccaccaccaccatctTCACCTCCACCTCCTCCATATTACTACAATTCACCATCGCCACCATCACCATCCCCTCCTCCTCCATATTACTACAATTCACCACCACCGCCATCTCCTCCGCCTCCACCTGCTTACTACTACTACAACTACCCGCCGCCACCTCCATCTTACTAA
- the LOC125844072 gene encoding uncharacterized protein LOC125844072, which produces MDSGDASGYSAGVDDDYESLLSTTDAELLKRAWRNEKAAPEILQHETALVQRSREQIQLMEETVEEFSKNGVDPLTLSLYQMDLDRTLFLLRSYLRTRLQKIENYAFHIQKNTDLWNRLSKQEQKFAERCIDDTEQHLDQSVLSKLPHGFKSHLKQSSLSLADDMVPEPQLDQYVICRSKKFLGSFQLDDSGEEPVNIEANDLYALPYKSIKPLVESGQIDLV; this is translated from the exons ATGGATTCAGGTGATGCATCTGGATATTCAGCTGGGGTGGACGATGATTATGAGTCTTTACTTTCAACGACTGATGCGGAGCTCTTAAAACGAGCATGGCGGAATGAAAAGGCTGCTCCTGAAATTCTTCAACATGAGACTGCTTTGGTTCAAAGATCCAGAGAACAAATTCAATTGATG GAAGAAACAGTAGaggaattttcaaaaaatggtGTTGATCCGCTCACTTTATCTCTTTACCAGATGGACCTCGATAGAACTCTGTTTCTATTAAGATCATACTTAAGAACCCGTCTCCAAAAG ATTGAAAATTATGCATTTCACATACAAAAAAATACCGACTTATGGAATCGTCTGTCTaaacaagaacaaaaatttgCTGAAAG GTGTATTGATGATACGGAGCAACATCTAGATCAATCTGTTCTCTCAAAGTTGCCTCATGGCTTCAAGTCCCACTTGAAGCAATCTTCACTAAGTTTGGCAGATGATATGG TTCCTGAGCCGCAACTAGATCAATATGTTATCTGTAGAAGCAAGAAGTTTTTAGGATCTTTTCAACTTGATGACAG TGGGGAAGAACCAGTGAACATTGAAGCCAATGATTTGTATGCTCTACCTTACAAGTCTATAAAGCCACTTGTGGAGAGTGGGCAGATTGATCTGGTATGA
- the LOC125845626 gene encoding polyol transporter 5-like produces MSGAIIYIKKDLNINDVQVEILVGILNLYSLLGSAAAGRTSDLIGRRSTMVVAAVIFLIGALLMGFAPNYAFLMFGRFIAGIGVGYALVIAPVYTVEVSPESSRGFLTSFPEVFINGGILLGYVSNVAFSKLPTHLSWRFMLGIGAIPSVFLAISIITMPESPRWLVMKGRLHEARIVLNKTSESAEEAECRLRDIKEAAGIPEHCNDDVVQVPKHPKGDNVWKELFISPTQSIKHIVLTGIGIHFFQQASGIDSVVLYSPTIFERAGIKSDHDRLLATVAMGCVKTLFILVATFLLDRVGRRPLLLTSFGGMTISLVLLSIGLTVIDHSNGQVAWAVALCVMMVSVYVALFSIGAGPIAWVYGSEVFPLKLRATGFSIGVAVNRVTSGVISMTFLSLEKAITIQGAFFLYAGIAGIAWVFFFTLMPETQGKTLEETVALFGTFFEWRSTSSELKGKKINNNDEIQMATGDVVSS; encoded by the exons ATGAGTGGAGCCATCATCTACATAAAAAAGGACCTCAACATCAATGATGTACAAGTGGAAATTCTAGTAGGAATCCTCAATCTCTATTCTCTTTTGGGATCCGCCGCCGCTGGCCGGACTTCCGATTTGATAGGCCGCCGGAGCACTATGGTGGTAGCGGCGGTAATCTTCTTAATAGGAGCACTCTTAATGGGTTTCGCTCCTAATTATGCCTTTCTCATGTTTGGCCGTTTCATCGCCGGCATTGGCGTCGGCTACGCTCTCGTGATTGCTCCCGTTTACACTGTCGAAGTGTCGCCGGAATCTTCTCGaggatttctcacttctttcccTGAAGTTTTTATTAATGGAG GTATATTGTTGGGATATGTGtctaatgttgcattttcaaaACTCCCAACACACTTAAGCTGGCGATTCATGTTAGGAATCGGAGCAATTCCATCTGTATTCTTAGCTATAAGTATCATAACCATGCCGGAATCACCCCGTTGGCTTGTCATGAAAGGTAGACTTCATGAGGCACGAATCGTGCTTAACAAAACCTCTGAATCAGCTGAAGAAGCGGAGTGTAGACTTCGTGACATCAAAGAAGCTGCTGGTATACCTGAACATTGCAATGACGATGTAGTTCAAGTACCAAAACACCCGAAAGGTGACAATGTATGGAAAGAACTATTCATTTCTCCTACGCAATCCATCAAACACATAGTGCTCACTGGTATTGGTATACATTTTTTCCAACAAGCAAGTGGAATTGACTCTGTTGTTCTGTATAGTCCCACCATTTTTGAAAGAGCTGGGATTAAATCGGACCACGATAGGTTACTAGCTACCGTTGCAATGGGATGTGTGAAGACGTTGTTTATATTAGTTGCCACATTTTTACTTGACCGAGTTGGTAGAAGGCCCTTGTTGTTAACAAGTTTTGGTGGAATGACAATTTCATTAGTTTTACTCTCTATTGGTCTTACGGTTATTGATCATTCAAATGGTCAAGTGGCATGGGCCGTGGCGCTCTGTGTCATGATGGTGTCAGTTTATGTAGCACTTTTCTCAATTGGTGCAGGTCCAATTGCTTGGGTGTATGGTTCAGAGGTTTTTCCGTTAAAACTAAGGGCAACAGGGTTTAGCATAGGCGTGGCAGTTAATAGAGTAACGAGTGGGGTGATATCGATGACATTTTTATCGTTAGAAAAGGCGATAACAATACAAGGGGCGTTCTTTTTATACGCGGGAATTGCAGGGATTGCTTGGGTTTTCTTTTTTACGTTGATGCCTGAAACACAAGGGAAGACATTGGAGGAAACTGTAGCGTTGTTCGGAACGTTTTTCGAGTGGAGATCGACATCGAGTGAGCTCAAGGGAAAGaagataaataataatgatgaaaTTCAGATGGCTACTGGAGATGTTGTTAGTAGTTGA